AAAGCGTAGTGGACACGGGCAAATACGGAAAGCGGAAAGATAGAGGCTTTTCCGCAAATACGGCATCTAGGCTACGGATACAGGCTGCACAGCAGCTTCCTTTGGTTTGCCCCAAAAGCGTAATAGCAACACCTCCAAGAGCAGAGAGGCCAAGGCAGCTGCCAGGCAATATTGCCACAGAGGCGTACCCACCCGCTGTGCCTTGTACTGCGCCGCTACCGACTGCCCCTCGTTTACATCGTATAAATGTATATTCGGATGCGTAGTTCCTATCAGCTGCCGCAGTTCTTCCACGGAGTAGCTGGCCAGTTCCGATTCGCGCTTATCCTGATTGAAAGCCAGCGTAGTAACCGGCCGGCCCTGTTGGGTAAGAGTATAAAAGCCAGGCGTCTTCATGCCGGCCGGCACTGTCAGCACCAGTTCACCCGCTTGTACACGCTGCGTGGGAATAAACGTATTACTATCCTGCTGCAGCTTGAATATGGCCTTATCTGCTATATTCGTTCTTGACGCAGTCGGAACCGGCAGCGTCACACTTCCCTGCGTTAGCCGATAGGCCGGTAATTGGGTAGCCTGATAGCTCTGCATTGCCAGCCGATACATCACCGGCACAAATAAAGCATGGCTGCTAAAGTCAGAGAAACCTCCCTGCAGCGGTGCCGCCAGTACGTATACTTTGCCTGCTCCACTTGGAAATTCCGCCAGGTAACCATCCCCGTCCCGCATTTTAAGAATATCCTGCCCGGAACGAGCCCAACGCAGTACCGGCGCTGCCTTCGGCATGCTGCCCGGGCGGCTCTGCTTGGCAAACACCTCCCGAAAAAACGGATTCTGCTGATTTGGCGCGGCTAGCTCCCGTTGAACAGGTGTTCCCGCTGAACCCGAGTTCCACTGAATGAAGCCAACACCCAGCTCGCGAAACAAACGGTCATAAGAAGCCCGAGCCTTAACGTCTGCCGAAGGGATAATCAACACACTACCACCTTGCGAAACATTGCGCTTAAGGGCTGCCACCAATCCGCTGGGAACCTGCGTCAGCTCCTGCACCACCGTCAAATTGCCACCAGCAACTGCCTGATAGTTAATTCTATCGGAGGAGGAAAAAGAGTAATCAAAGAGCGGTTCATTGCCATATACCTGTTGGGTCGGCGTTTGCCTAGCAGCTATATCGACAATACGAATCCGGGTAGAAGGCTGTAGCGTGAAGTAATATGTATTGTCGAAGGAAATAGGCTCGTCATCTAACTGAATTCTGCACTGCTGTATATCCGTAGTTTTAAGTCGAACCCGAACTGTGCTAATGACCATACCCGCAGCCGGTATATCAGCCTGATACGCACTAACCTGCTGCTGCCCAATGAATACTTTTACCTGGACACCCACCGCACCTTCACTCCCTCCATTTCTCAGTCGGATTTTGATAGGAATATCAACGCCTGTCCGAACGAAGGCATCCTCCAGAATGACACTATCTACATAAACATTAGCTGATGCCTGATGCCGAATGGGAACCAGATATACCTGCTGAGTAGAATCAACTGAAGCCAGGAAATTCGGTGCTAAAGAAGACTTCTGAAAATCGGAGAAAAGAAATAGTTGCTTATAAGCCGAATGTCCTCGCCGGGTTTGATTTATAGCCGTTGTTAAACCTAAGTTGTGACCCGAAATAGCCAACTTCTCAATCTGCTCCTTATATGAAGTTGGACTAAGAGGCTGAGAATTTACAGAAGGAAGATAAAACTGAGCAGTTGGCGACAAAGCCGAAGTCAAACTACTACCAAGTTCAACTGCTTTATCCAATAAAAGCGCATCCCCGATGGTGTGCGCCTGCATGCTAGGGGAAGTATCTACTAAAACACCAATAGAGGTAGAATCTATGGTCACCCTTTCAGGGGCTGGAATAAAAGGTTGGCAGAATAGTAGAACCAGAAAAAATAAAAAACTAAGCCTGGCCAGAAGGACCAAGAGATGCCGAAGCTTTCGTTGTCGCGCAGAAATAAGCTTTACTTCCCGAATGAAGCTAACATTGGTAAAAGCAATACGTTGAACCCGCCGAAGTTCAAAGAAATGTATAGCTATAGGAATGGCTAACGAAAGCAGACCTATTAAAAACCAAGGATATACTAAAGCCATAAGAATCGAATCTTAGGGTAAAGAGAGACACAAATTAGGGCTGAGCTTCCCGTTGTTAGAAGCACCCTAGTACCATTAACTTTGGAGGGTAACAACGAAACAAAGCTCAATACAAATACAAAGGAATGAAGTAAATACATTCTGGACTACCTAAACCCAAAGTACATTAATATAGGTAAGCCTTGAAGTAACATAACCCTTGTAGTCTTAAACTAAAGCGCCCACGAAAACGAAGGTCCGTGGGCGCTTTATATTTTGGCCATAGCTTGCTGCATAGCTCATTGGCCTTTGGGTCTCCAAGAACAATAGCTGAAAAGGGAAGAGTTGACAAAGACGCCGGGCGCTTTCCTGGTGGCCGGGCGCGGGCACGGAGAAGTGGTAAAACGACGATACCCCTCCCGCAGCACAAAGTCGCAGGAGGGGTATCGAAAAATAAGGTTGGCGGCGACCTACTCTCCCGCCGGTGAAGGCAGTACCATGGGCGCTACGGGGCTTAACTGCTCTGTTCGGAATGGGAAGAGGTGAACACCCGTGCTAAAGCCACCATTAAGGTGTCAGTAATACGTGAAACGCAAACTGTCAAATCGTTGACGCAGGTAACGGGTAAGAAAAAGGAGTTGAGCTTACTGACAAGAAGCGTTCGAGTCATTAGTACACCTCGGCTGTGCTATTTCTAGCTTTAGACCTAGTGCCTATCAACGTGGTCATCTACCACGACTCTTAGTATGGGATATCTCATCTTGAGGTGAGTTTCGCACTTAGATGCTTTCAGCGCTTATCTCATCCCAGCGTAGCTACCCGGCGCTGCAGCTGGCGCCACAACCGGTGCACTAGCGGCTGGTCCATCCCGGTCCTCTCGTACTAAGGACAGGTCCTCTCAAATATCCAACGCCCACCACAGATAGGGACCGAACTGTCTCACGACGTTCTGAACCCAGCTCGCGTGCCACTTTAATCGGCGAACAGCCGAACCCTTGGGACCTTCTCCAGCCCCAGGACGTGACGAGCCGACATCGAGGTGCCAAACCTCCCCGTCGATATGAGCTCTTGGGGGAGATCAGCCTGTTATCCCCGGCGTACCTTTTATCCTTTGAGCGATGGCCCTTCCATGCGGAACCACCGGATCACTATATCCGTCTTTCGACCCTGCTCGGCTTGTAGGCCTCACAGTCAAGCCCGCTTCTGCTATTGCGCTCTGCGTACGGTTACCAAGCGTACTGAGCGGACCTTTGAAAGCCTCCGATACTTTTTTGGAGGCGACCACCCCAGTCAAACTACCCAGCAGACACTGTCTCCCTTTCAAGATTAGGCACCAAGCAACACAAGGGTGGTATTTCAACGTTGGCTCCCCCACGGCTGGCGCCGCGGGCTCATAGCCTCCCACCTATCCTACACATGTGTTACCCAGCGTCAATGTCAACCTATAGTAAAGGTGCACGGGGTCTTTCCGTCCCGTGGCGGGTACTCGGCATCTTCACCGAGACTACAATTTCACCGAGCTCATGGCTGAGACAGCGCCCAGATCGTTACACCATTCGTGCAGGTCGGAACTTACCCGACAAGGAATTTCGCTACCTTAGGACCGTTATAGTTACGGCCGCCGTTTACCGGGGCTTCGATTCAAACCTTCGCCTTGCGACTAAGTTCCCCTCTTAACCTTCCGGCACCGGGCAGGTGTCAGGCCTTATACTTCCGCTTGCGCGTTCGCAAAGCCATGTGTTTTTGTTAAACAGTCGCCTG
The Hymenobacter sp. DG25B genome window above contains:
- a CDS encoding BatA domain-containing protein — protein: MALVYPWFLIGLLSLAIPIAIHFFELRRVQRIAFTNVSFIREVKLISARQRKLRHLLVLLARLSFLFFLVLLFCQPFIPAPERVTIDSTSIGVLVDTSPSMQAHTIGDALLLDKAVELGSSLTSALSPTAQFYLPSVNSQPLSPTSYKEQIEKLAISGHNLGLTTAINQTRRGHSAYKQLFLFSDFQKSSLAPNFLASVDSTQQVYLVPIRHQASANVYVDSVILEDAFVRTGVDIPIKIRLRNGGSEGAVGVQVKVFIGQQQVSAYQADIPAAGMVISTVRVRLKTTDIQQCRIQLDDEPISFDNTYYFTLQPSTRIRIVDIAARQTPTQQVYGNEPLFDYSFSSSDRINYQAVAGGNLTVVQELTQVPSGLVAALKRNVSQGGSVLIIPSADVKARASYDRLFRELGVGFIQWNSGSAGTPVQRELAAPNQQNPFFREVFAKQSRPGSMPKAAPVLRWARSGQDILKMRDGDGYLAEFPSGAGKVYVLAAPLQGGFSDFSSHALFVPVMYRLAMQSYQATQLPAYRLTQGSVTLPVPTASRTNIADKAIFKLQQDSNTFIPTQRVQAGELVLTVPAGMKTPGFYTLTQQGRPVTTLAFNQDKRESELASYSVEELRQLIGTTHPNIHLYDVNEGQSVAAQYKAQRVGTPLWQYCLAAALASLLLEVLLLRFWGKPKEAAVQPVSVA